The Cellulophaga sp. L1A9 genome window below encodes:
- a CDS encoding pyridoxal phosphate-dependent aminotransferase, with translation MSNQLSERVNNLAISATLEMAAKARELKAAGKDIIGLSLGEPDFNTPDYIKEAAIQAVNDNYSSYSPVDGYVDLKEAIITKFKRDNNLSYTLPQIVVSTGAKQSLYNVAQVCLNKGDEVILPCPYWVSYSDIVKLADGVPVEVGTSIDTDFKMTPEQLEAAITPKTKMLWYSSPCNPTGSIYSKEELRALADVLQKHPQIVVVSDEIYEHINYGVTAHASMAEFPDMYDRTVTVNGVAKAFAMTGWRIGYIGAPAYIARACNKLQGQVTSGANCIAQRAVITALLEPVSRIQYMVDKFKERRKLILGLLQDIPGFKCNEPEGAFYVFPDVTAYFGKTLNGVKINNSSDFSMYLLEAANVATVAGDAFGNNNCIRISYAASEAQIIEAMARIKKAVS, from the coding sequence ATGAGTAACCAATTATCTGAAAGAGTTAACAATTTAGCAATATCAGCCACTTTAGAAATGGCTGCGAAAGCAAGAGAACTTAAAGCCGCAGGGAAAGACATTATTGGTCTTAGTTTAGGAGAACCAGATTTTAACACCCCTGATTACATTAAAGAAGCTGCCATACAAGCTGTAAATGATAATTACAGTTCTTACTCTCCTGTAGATGGGTATGTAGACTTGAAAGAGGCTATCATAACAAAGTTTAAAAGAGATAATAACTTAAGCTACACCTTACCGCAAATTGTGGTTTCAACTGGCGCAAAGCAATCGTTGTACAATGTAGCGCAAGTATGTCTAAATAAAGGCGATGAAGTTATCCTACCTTGTCCTTACTGGGTAAGTTATAGTGACATCGTAAAACTTGCAGATGGCGTTCCTGTTGAAGTAGGAACTTCAATAGATACTGATTTTAAAATGACTCCTGAGCAATTAGAAGCTGCAATTACACCAAAAACAAAGATGTTATGGTATAGCTCTCCTTGCAATCCTACAGGATCAATCTATAGCAAAGAAGAATTAAGAGCGCTTGCTGATGTTTTGCAAAAGCACCCTCAAATTGTTGTTGTAAGTGATGAGATTTACGAACACATCAATTACGGAGTTACTGCTCATGCATCAATGGCAGAGTTTCCTGATATGTATGATCGTACAGTTACCGTTAACGGAGTAGCAAAAGCATTTGCTATGACAGGATGGAGAATTGGTTATATTGGAGCTCCTGCATATATTGCTAGAGCCTGTAATAAACTTCAAGGACAAGTAACTAGTGGCGCTAACTGTATTGCACAAAGAGCTGTCATTACTGCCTTACTTGAACCTGTTAGCCGCATTCAATATATGGTAGACAAGTTCAAAGAACGTAGAAAATTAATCCTAGGATTATTACAAGATATTCCAGGATTTAAATGTAATGAACCAGAAGGAGCATTTTATGTTTTCCCAGATGTCACAGCATATTTTGGAAAAACCTTAAACGGCGTAAAAATCAACAATTCATCTGACTTTTCTATGTACTTATTAGAAGCTGCTAATGTAGCTACAGTAGCAGGTGATGCCTTTGGAAACAACAATTGCATACGTATCTCTTACGCTGCAAGTGAAGCACAAATTATAGAGGCAATGGCTAGGATTAAAAAAGCTGTTTCTTAA
- a CDS encoding BamA/TamA family outer membrane protein — MLNSIFFKLKAFYKFYLAFTNHTNNVFLIFLESKLSLKNNSTKIVLLFLGLIIVSCNALKRVEDDELLLIDNTILADGDKIKDENVKSLVIQKPNSSLAGYPLRLNLYNLAKQNPDSSYQAWLHKKDKREERWRKLISQKQLDSLGESFMVKGYSEWFKKIGEAPVIIDTAKTTKSLKRIKAYYGNRGYFNATGNFTIDSTKRKKKAAITYDLQLGKPFMIDSTYSVIASPAIDSIYQLNKTTSAVKNKTQFDLSNFTQERERLTELFRNKGVYNFQESSISYDIITDTIAAKDDQEMIIALNIDNLKTRGDSTKTAYKVYKFSKVNIFADHLFANNPKELDSVNFKGFTIYYKDKLNYKPKALTDAIFMEKDSVYRDINRLRTYRQINNLNNFKYPNIEIIADSSNASLASNIYLTARDKYSLSFDTDVSRSNIQDFGISFTPALNIRNLFKGAENLSISATANIGASSDPNVSDRQFFNVQDFGGDIALDFPRIWFPFIDTKKIIPYYMLPKTRISIGTSFQQNIGLDKQTLNSVLGYSWSPNTQLKHNIELLNIQYVKNVNIDRYFYVYQSSFSRLNTIADQDIYETDTNLSQNYEPVGEDGDFRLTIPEGTTGFTKAILDEEVTSSSDDYEEVRSIEERRERLTQNNLIFATNYTFSKNNQTSLTDNSFHQFKFKIEGAGNLLSLAATGIPFNEDEDGNKLVFSVPYSQYLKTEFDYIKHWDLSESKVLAFRSFMGIAIPYGNSNSIPFSRSYFAGGSYDNRAWSPYTLGPGKTDNLNDFNEANFKLAFNLEYRFPIAGNIKGGLFADAGNIWNVYDNVENTDATFNGISSLQDIALGTGFGIRYDFTYFVFRVDLGFKTYNPAEELSKRWFRDYNFANSVLQIGINYPF, encoded by the coding sequence ATGTTGAATTCTATTTTTTTTAAGCTGAAGGCTTTTTATAAGTTTTATTTGGCTTTTACCAACCATACAAATAACGTATTTTTGATTTTCTTAGAATCTAAATTAAGTTTGAAAAATAACAGCACAAAAATAGTCTTATTATTTTTAGGTTTAATCATCGTGTCTTGCAATGCGTTAAAAAGAGTAGAAGACGATGAGCTTTTACTCATAGATAACACAATACTTGCAGATGGTGATAAAATTAAAGACGAGAATGTAAAAAGTCTTGTTATTCAAAAACCCAACAGTTCTTTGGCGGGATACCCTTTGCGCTTAAACCTGTACAATTTAGCAAAACAAAATCCAGATTCTTCCTACCAAGCTTGGCTTCACAAAAAAGACAAACGCGAGGAAAGGTGGCGCAAACTTATTTCACAAAAACAACTAGACAGCCTTGGCGAATCTTTCATGGTCAAAGGGTATAGCGAGTGGTTTAAAAAAATAGGAGAAGCTCCTGTTATTATAGATACAGCAAAGACCACCAAATCTTTAAAACGGATAAAAGCGTATTACGGCAATAGAGGCTATTTTAATGCCACAGGAAACTTTACGATAGACAGCACTAAAAGAAAGAAAAAAGCGGCCATTACTTACGACTTACAATTAGGTAAACCCTTTATGATTGACTCTACGTATAGCGTCATCGCGTCGCCTGCAATAGATTCTATATACCAACTTAATAAGACAACATCTGCTGTAAAAAACAAAACTCAATTTGATCTTTCTAACTTTACACAAGAAAGAGAACGATTAACAGAGTTATTTAGAAATAAAGGGGTTTATAATTTTCAAGAGAGTTCTATTAGTTATGACATCATTACAGACACCATAGCAGCAAAAGACGATCAAGAAATGATTATTGCTTTAAATATTGACAATTTAAAAACAAGAGGGGACTCTACTAAAACAGCATACAAAGTTTATAAATTTAGTAAAGTAAATATTTTTGCAGATCATCTCTTTGCAAACAATCCTAAAGAACTAGACTCTGTAAATTTTAAAGGCTTTACCATTTATTATAAGGATAAACTCAACTACAAACCCAAAGCCCTTACCGATGCAATTTTCATGGAAAAAGATAGCGTCTACAGAGATATTAATAGATTACGTACTTACAGGCAAATAAATAACTTAAATAACTTCAAGTATCCTAACATTGAAATCATAGCAGATAGCAGCAATGCATCATTAGCATCTAACATTTATTTAACCGCGCGTGATAAGTATTCCTTGAGTTTTGATACCGATGTTAGCAGATCAAACATTCAAGACTTTGGTATATCCTTCACCCCAGCGTTGAATATTAGAAACCTATTTAAAGGAGCAGAAAATCTAAGCATTTCAGCCACTGCAAATATTGGCGCATCAAGCGATCCTAATGTATCAGACCGTCAGTTTTTTAATGTACAAGATTTTGGTGGTGATATTGCATTAGATTTTCCACGTATCTGGTTCCCGTTTATCGATACCAAAAAAATTATACCTTATTACATGCTTCCAAAAACTAGAATCTCCATTGGAACGAGTTTTCAGCAGAATATTGGTTTAGACAAGCAAACATTAAATAGTGTTTTGGGGTATAGTTGGTCTCCTAACACACAATTAAAACACAACATTGAACTTCTTAACATTCAATATGTGAAAAATGTAAATATTGATCGGTATTTCTATGTTTATCAAAGCTCTTTTTCTAGATTAAACACTATTGCTGATCAAGATATCTATGAAACAGACACCAATTTATCGCAAAATTATGAACCTGTAGGTGAAGATGGTGATTTTAGACTTACTATACCTGAGGGAACTACTGGTTTTACAAAAGCAATACTGGACGAGGAAGTAACCTCATCAAGCGATGATTACGAAGAGGTACGTAGTATTGAAGAAAGGCGCGAACGTTTAACGCAAAACAATTTAATATTTGCCACCAACTATACGTTTTCAAAAAACAATCAAACGAGTTTAACAGACAATAGCTTTCATCAATTTAAATTTAAAATAGAAGGCGCTGGTAATTTACTATCCCTTGCAGCTACCGGCATTCCTTTTAACGAAGATGAAGATGGCAACAAGCTTGTATTTAGTGTTCCTTACTCACAATATTTAAAAACAGAATTTGACTATATTAAACATTGGGATTTATCTGAATCTAAAGTTTTAGCTTTTAGAAGCTTTATGGGTATCGCTATTCCTTACGGCAACTCTAATAGCATTCCGTTTTCCCGTAGTTATTTCGCTGGTGGTTCTTATGACAACCGCGCTTGGAGCCCTTATACATTAGGACCTGGAAAAACGGATAATTTAAATGATTTTAATGAAGCGAATTTCAAATTAGCGTTTAACCTTGAATACCGATTTCCTATCGCTGGAAATATAAAAGGAGGTCTGTTTGCAGATGCAGGTAATATATGGAACGTTTATGATAACGTTGAAAATACCGATGCCACGTTTAACGGAATAAGCTCCTTGCAGGACATTGCATTAGGGACAGGTTTTGGTATCCGTTATGATTTTACTTACTTTGTTTTTAGAGTAGATTTAGGTTTTAAAACATACAATCCCGCTGAAGAACTATCAAAAAGATGGTTTAGAGACTATAATTTCGCAAATTCTGTGTTACAAATCGGTATTAATTATCCATTTTAA
- a CDS encoding RNA methyltransferase, with protein MVGKSQIKLIKSLQLKKNRIQHQLFVVEGLKTIQELLKSSFEVYKVFSTDAGFVSDNEEISELISAADLKKMSSLNTPNGYLGVFKMSKVGAIQLNDWIVAVDTVQDPGNLGTIIRLCDWFGIKNLVCSATTVDCYNPKVIQATMGSITRVNVTYLNLTDFLQTSELPIYGAFMDGERVYDSKISSKGILVMGNEANGISSEVATFITKRVSIPQFGAQTAESLNVATATAILLNEIRRS; from the coding sequence ATGGTTGGTAAAAGCCAAATAAAACTTATAAAAAGCCTTCAGCTTAAAAAAAATAGAATTCAACATCAATTGTTTGTAGTAGAAGGTTTAAAAACGATTCAAGAGCTTTTAAAATCTTCTTTTGAAGTTTATAAGGTGTTTAGTACAGATGCAGGTTTTGTTTCAGATAATGAAGAAATTTCAGAATTAATCTCGGCGGCTGATTTAAAGAAGATGAGCTCTTTGAATACCCCTAATGGGTATTTAGGAGTGTTTAAAATGTCAAAAGTAGGTGCCATTCAGCTGAATGATTGGATTGTCGCGGTAGATACTGTTCAAGATCCTGGGAATTTAGGAACTATAATACGGCTGTGTGATTGGTTTGGGATTAAAAATTTAGTGTGTAGTGCTACGACCGTAGATTGTTATAATCCGAAAGTGATACAAGCGACCATGGGTTCTATTACAAGAGTGAATGTTACCTATTTAAATTTAACCGATTTTTTGCAAACCTCAGAACTGCCCATCTATGGCGCTTTTATGGATGGTGAAAGGGTGTATGATTCAAAAATTTCTTCAAAAGGAATTCTTGTGATGGGGAATGAAGCTAACGGAATTTCGTCTGAGGTAGCAACTTTTATCACGAAAAGAGTGTCCATACCACAATTTGGAGCTCAAACGGCAGAAAGCTTAAATGTGGCAACTGCCACTGCTATCTTATTAAATGAAATAAGGAGAAGTTAG
- a CDS encoding TrkH family potassium uptake protein, whose product MGLNYRIIFHLMGLLLLCNGGFMILAAIFSGIYNDGATLDITLAAIVTMIVGTLSMFLTRGHKKEVKRKEGYIIVTGGWLVMSLSGVLPYLFSGAIPDFTNAFFETISGYTTTGASILDDIEALPEGILFWRSLTHWIGGMGIIVLAIAILPLLGIGGMQLFAAEAPGPSSDKLHPRITDTAKRLWLIYFGYTVAETILLKLAGMSFFDAINHSLATLSTGGFSTKNLSTAYWNDQPMIQYIIILFMFLAGSNFVLSYYAFKGKVQKILFDEEFKFYTIFVVAFTLISALVVYLGANVAVSEYHPMIWGEAESAFRHSLFQVLSVITTTGFVTADFTNWTHFLTIFYFGLFFLGGCAGSTSGGIKVMRHLLIIKNGLLEFKRTLHTNAVIPVRYNNKTVREHIVYNIIAFFVLYMLMFIIGSLVLGALGLDFESAIGGAASSLGNVGPGLGSLNPLSNFNGLPNLGKWWCGFLMLLGRLELFTVLILFTPYFWKKV is encoded by the coding sequence ATGGGATTGAACTACAGAATTATTTTTCATCTTATGGGGCTCCTGTTACTTTGTAATGGTGGGTTTATGATTCTTGCTGCTATTTTTAGTGGTATATATAATGATGGCGCTACTTTAGATATTACTTTGGCAGCTATTGTAACGATGATTGTCGGGACATTATCCATGTTTCTAACCCGCGGTCATAAAAAAGAAGTAAAAAGAAAAGAGGGCTATATTATTGTAACAGGAGGTTGGTTAGTAATGTCGCTATCTGGGGTGTTGCCTTACTTATTTTCTGGTGCTATACCGGATTTTACCAATGCTTTTTTTGAAACTATTTCAGGATATACAACTACAGGTGCTTCAATCCTTGATGATATTGAAGCCTTACCTGAAGGAATTCTCTTTTGGAGGAGTTTAACGCATTGGATTGGTGGGATGGGGATTATCGTTTTAGCGATTGCTATTTTGCCGCTCTTAGGAATAGGAGGCATGCAATTATTTGCTGCAGAGGCTCCGGGGCCGAGTAGTGATAAGTTACATCCTCGAATTACAGATACAGCGAAAAGATTATGGTTAATCTATTTTGGGTATACGGTAGCAGAAACCATCTTATTAAAATTAGCGGGGATGTCCTTTTTTGATGCTATAAATCATTCTTTGGCTACCTTATCTACAGGAGGTTTTTCTACTAAAAATTTGAGTACCGCATATTGGAATGACCAACCGATGATTCAGTATATAATCATTTTGTTTATGTTCCTTGCTGGGAGTAATTTTGTGTTAAGTTATTACGCCTTTAAAGGGAAAGTGCAAAAGATTCTCTTTGACGAGGAATTTAAATTTTATACCATATTTGTTGTCGCCTTTACGCTTATTTCCGCTTTGGTAGTGTATTTAGGTGCTAATGTGGCGGTTTCGGAATACCATCCAATGATCTGGGGAGAAGCAGAAAGTGCATTTAGGCATTCTTTATTTCAAGTATTGTCGGTGATTACTACAACTGGATTTGTTACGGCAGATTTTACAAATTGGACCCATTTTTTAACCATCTTTTATTTTGGCTTATTCTTTCTTGGAGGTTGTGCTGGTTCAACATCTGGTGGTATTAAAGTAATGCGACATTTGTTAATTATTAAAAACGGATTATTAGAATTTAAACGGACACTTCATACGAATGCGGTAATCCCAGTACGTTATAATAATAAAACGGTACGCGAACATATTGTATATAATATCATTGCTTTTTTTGTACTGTACATGCTTATGTTTATTATTGGGTCTTTAGTGTTGGGGGCCTTAGGTTTAGATTTTGAATCTGCTATTGGTGGTGCTGCTTCTTCATTAGGTAATGTGGGCCCTGGTTTAGGGAGTTTAAATCCGTTAAGTAACTTTAATGGTTTGCCTAATTTAGGCAAATGGTGGTGTGGGTTTTTAATGCTCTTAGGGCGTTTAGAACTTTTTACCGTTTTAATTCTGTTTACTCCATATTTCTGGAAGAAAGTTTAA
- a CDS encoding acyl-CoA desaturase → MNKETVRFSRKDSTQFFKTLNKRVNDYFKENKIKKTGDWRLHLKTAVMFALFLAPYFLILTLNLPNWANLLLTILIGIGMAGVGMNVMHDGNHGSYSNKKWVNKIMGGSIYILAGNVFNWQVQHNVLHHTYTNIHEHDEDLEAGRILRFSKHAEWRKHHKFQHFYSVFLYGLLTFNWAITTDFQQMYRYTKRKLSYGELPNPFVNWSKLVITKIIYLTIWIVLPMVILDISWWKILIGFFVMHYVAGVILSVTFQLAHVVDQAETPLPDENGNMKNTWAIHQLFTTVNFGTKNKIVNWFTGGLNHQVEHHIFPNISHVHYTKIAKIVKETAKEFNLPYNEYKTTRKAIISHFSHLKELGKKPSIQY, encoded by the coding sequence ATGAATAAAGAAACCGTTCGTTTTTCTAGAAAGGATTCTACCCAGTTTTTCAAAACACTAAACAAAAGGGTAAACGATTACTTCAAAGAAAATAAGATAAAGAAAACAGGGGACTGGAGATTGCACTTAAAGACAGCTGTAATGTTCGCCTTATTTCTTGCACCATACTTTTTAATATTAACTTTAAACTTACCTAATTGGGCTAACTTATTACTAACCATCCTTATTGGAATTGGCATGGCTGGAGTAGGTATGAATGTAATGCATGATGGAAATCATGGTTCCTATTCAAACAAAAAATGGGTTAACAAAATCATGGGAGGAAGTATTTATATTCTTGCCGGAAATGTTTTCAATTGGCAAGTACAACACAATGTATTACACCACACCTATACAAACATTCACGAACATGATGAAGATTTAGAAGCTGGAAGGATTCTTAGATTTTCAAAACATGCGGAATGGAGAAAACATCATAAATTTCAGCATTTTTATTCTGTATTTTTATATGGCTTATTAACCTTTAACTGGGCAATTACTACAGATTTTCAGCAAATGTATCGCTATACAAAACGTAAATTATCGTATGGCGAATTACCAAATCCGTTTGTAAACTGGAGTAAACTAGTCATTACAAAAATTATCTATCTAACTATTTGGATCGTTTTACCGATGGTCATTTTAGATATCTCTTGGTGGAAAATATTAATAGGCTTCTTTGTGATGCATTATGTAGCAGGAGTTATTTTAAGTGTAACTTTTCAATTAGCACACGTGGTAGATCAAGCAGAAACTCCTTTACCAGATGAAAATGGTAATATGAAAAATACTTGGGCCATACACCAATTGTTCACGACCGTTAATTTTGGTACCAAAAACAAAATTGTAAACTGGTTTACTGGGGGATTAAATCATCAAGTTGAACACCACATTTTCCCTAACATAAGTCACGTACATTACACAAAAATTGCTAAAATTGTTAAAGAGACAGCAAAAGAGTTTAATTTGCCTTACAACGAATACAAGACAACAAGAAAAGCTATAATTTCGCACTTTAGTCATTTAAAAGAACTAGGCAAAAAGCCGTCTATACAGTATTAG
- the rsmG gene encoding 16S rRNA (guanine(527)-N(7))-methyltransferase RsmG, with amino-acid sequence MDVTILFNHFPNLTEAQKRQFTLLADLYKDWNMKINVVSRKDIDELYIRHVLHSLGIAKLQEFLPGTTVLDVGTGGGFPGVPLAILFPETHFTLVDAIGKKIKVVDEVVAGLGITNVTTINDRVENVKGKFDFIVSRAVAAMPTFVHWTKGKIKKDSLHERKNGILYLKGGDLEEELQGYKTVELFNLSDYYDYEFFETKKVVYLPLKYRG; translated from the coding sequence ATGGATGTTACTATATTGTTTAATCACTTTCCTAATTTAACTGAAGCGCAAAAAAGACAATTTACACTTTTGGCCGACTTGTATAAGGATTGGAATATGAAGATTAATGTGGTGTCTAGAAAAGATATTGATGAATTGTATATTAGACATGTATTACACTCCTTAGGTATTGCAAAATTACAAGAATTTTTACCGGGAACGACGGTGCTCGATGTGGGTACAGGAGGTGGGTTCCCAGGGGTTCCTTTGGCTATTTTATTTCCTGAAACACATTTTACCTTGGTGGATGCAATTGGAAAAAAAATAAAGGTTGTTGATGAGGTTGTCGCAGGCTTAGGAATTACCAATGTAACTACCATTAACGATCGGGTTGAAAATGTCAAAGGTAAGTTTGATTTTATTGTGAGTAGAGCGGTTGCGGCTATGCCTACATTTGTCCATTGGACTAAAGGAAAAATAAAGAAAGATTCACTTCATGAACGTAAAAACGGAATCCTATACTTGAAGGGTGGTGACTTAGAAGAAGAGCTACAAGGGTATAAAACCGTAGAACTTTTTAACTTATCAGATTATTATGATTACGAGTTCTTTGAAACTAAAAAGGTAGTGTATTTACCTTTAAAATATAGAGGATAA
- a CDS encoding porin family protein, giving the protein MKNIFFLFLGLFICLTTQAQFNERPILNLQNEDEAPLNWGYFLGFNSLDFKFDYIDVPEDGDNLVSTSTGFNVGLISELRLNQFFDLRFEPGLFYTQRTIGFRGFTTENEALRIVKSTYINFPLLLKASTKRIGNWKPYIVGGVSYSLNLGSNEDSLDDNSTGTFRMTKNNYNWEVGFGIDFYTEYFKFSPSIRGVFAMNNELVPDNDPDSPWTGNLSGIRTRGIFVNFTFE; this is encoded by the coding sequence ATGAAAAACATTTTTTTTCTGTTTTTAGGTCTATTTATATGCCTAACTACACAAGCTCAGTTTAATGAAAGGCCTATTCTTAATCTTCAAAACGAAGATGAAGCGCCTTTAAATTGGGGTTATTTTTTAGGATTTAATTCATTAGACTTTAAATTTGATTACATTGACGTTCCTGAAGATGGAGACAATCTAGTTTCTACAAGCACAGGTTTTAATGTAGGTTTAATAAGTGAATTACGTTTAAATCAGTTTTTTGACCTTAGATTTGAACCTGGTTTATTTTATACCCAAAGAACTATTGGTTTTAGAGGATTTACTACCGAAAACGAAGCTTTAAGAATTGTAAAATCTACTTATATTAATTTTCCACTTTTACTAAAAGCCAGCACAAAAAGAATTGGCAACTGGAAACCTTATATTGTTGGCGGTGTATCTTACTCTTTAAATTTAGGAAGTAACGAGGACAGTTTAGACGACAATAGTACAGGAACCTTTAGAATGACCAAAAACAACTACAATTGGGAAGTTGGGTTTGGGATAGATTTTTATACGGAATATTTTAAATTTTCCCCATCAATTCGCGGTGTTTTTGCAATGAATAATGAATTGGTGCCGGACAATGATCCTGACAGCCCTTGGACAGGAAATCTTTCTGGAATTAGAACTAGAGGTATTTTTGTAAACTTCACATTTGAATAA
- the trkA gene encoding Trk system potassium transporter TrkA, producing the protein MKIIIAGAGEVGFHLAKLLSYESQDITLIDSVKESLSYADTHLDIRVLKGDATSISVLQDAQVGKSDLVIGVTSSETTNITLCLMAKQMGCKRTIARISNTEFKKFKDVVDFKKLGIDELISPEELAAQEIQLLLNKSAFNDTYEFENGALIMVGVSLPKAAPFVGKSVKEAAQIFPELHFMPIALQRTGTQYTLIPRGDTVFKEGDQVYFITCKDGVDELYKLTGMVKRDIKNVMILGGSKVGYKTARDLCGKKFNVKLIEKNKEKAFDLADELPDALIINGDGRNVELLEEENLESMDAFIAVTGNSETNIMSCLVAKSKNIKKTIALVENMDYFQLSHSIGIDTLINKKLLAANNIFRHIRKGEVVALTRLNNLNAEILEFIVKPQSAVNGKIIKELDFPREATIGGVIKNGEGIIALGDFKIQQGDRVVVCCLPSSIPKIEKMFL; encoded by the coding sequence ATGAAAATTATTATTGCAGGGGCTGGTGAAGTAGGATTTCATTTAGCAAAATTATTATCCTATGAATCTCAAGATATTACCTTAATAGATTCAGTGAAGGAAAGTTTGTCTTATGCGGATACGCATTTAGATATACGTGTTCTTAAAGGTGATGCCACTTCTATTTCTGTATTGCAAGATGCGCAAGTAGGGAAGTCAGATTTGGTAATTGGAGTAACGTCATCAGAAACTACAAACATTACGTTGTGTTTGATGGCAAAGCAAATGGGTTGTAAAAGAACCATTGCAAGAATTTCAAATACGGAGTTTAAAAAATTTAAAGACGTTGTTGATTTTAAGAAATTAGGAATAGATGAATTAATTTCTCCAGAAGAACTTGCAGCGCAAGAAATACAATTGTTGTTGAATAAATCTGCTTTCAACGATACTTATGAGTTTGAAAACGGAGCTTTGATAATGGTAGGTGTTTCTTTGCCTAAAGCTGCTCCTTTTGTGGGGAAATCGGTAAAGGAGGCTGCTCAGATATTCCCGGAACTTCATTTTATGCCTATAGCTTTGCAGCGTACAGGTACCCAATATACACTTATACCTCGTGGAGATACCGTTTTTAAAGAAGGCGATCAAGTCTATTTTATCACTTGTAAAGATGGGGTAGATGAGCTTTATAAGCTTACCGGTATGGTGAAACGAGACATTAAGAATGTGATGATTCTTGGCGGTAGTAAAGTTGGGTATAAAACGGCTAGAGATCTTTGTGGAAAAAAGTTTAATGTAAAACTTATTGAGAAAAATAAGGAAAAAGCTTTTGATCTTGCAGATGAATTGCCAGATGCACTGATAATTAATGGTGACGGCCGTAATGTAGAGTTGTTAGAAGAAGAAAATTTGGAGTCTATGGATGCTTTCATCGCGGTAACAGGAAATTCTGAAACTAATATTATGTCGTGCTTGGTGGCCAAATCAAAAAATATAAAAAAGACGATTGCTTTGGTTGAAAATATGGATTATTTTCAATTGTCTCACTCTATTGGGATTGATACGTTGATCAATAAAAAATTACTTGCTGCAAATAATATATTTAGACATATTAGGAAAGGTGAAGTAGTGGCTTTAACGCGTTTGAATAATTTGAATGCGGAAATATTAGAGTTTATAGTGAAACCACAATCTGCCGTTAATGGAAAAATTATTAAAGAATTAGACTTTCCGCGTGAAGCTACCATTGGTGGTGTTATCAAAAATGGCGAAGGAATTATTGCGTTAGGAGATTTTAAAATACAACAGGGTGATAGGGTAGTGGTATGTTGTTTGCCGAGTTCTATTCCTAAAATTGAAAAAATGTTTCTTTAA
- the ubiE gene encoding bifunctional demethylmenaquinone methyltransferase/2-methoxy-6-polyprenyl-1,4-benzoquinol methylase UbiE, producing the protein MSKKVTPYKDSDLGKKEQVTQMFDTISTNYDGLNRVISFGIDIKWRKRVVAILKEKNPTSILDIATGTGDLAINLVETGASKIVGLDISPGMLAVGKKKVTQKHLDNTIEMIVGDSENLPFNENTFDAITVAFGVRNFENLELGLAEIYRVLKKGGTLAILETSVPTKTPFKQGYNFYTKQIMPKIGKLFSKDNSAYEYLSESAAVFPYGEKFNNILRKIGFIDIENKPQTLGVASIYVATK; encoded by the coding sequence ATGAGTAAAAAAGTTACTCCTTATAAAGATTCTGATTTAGGAAAAAAAGAACAAGTCACCCAAATGTTCGATACTATTTCTACTAATTACGATGGTTTAAATAGAGTAATCTCTTTTGGAATAGACATTAAATGGCGAAAAAGAGTTGTCGCTATACTCAAAGAAAAAAATCCAACTTCTATCTTAGACATAGCAACAGGCACAGGAGATTTAGCCATAAATCTTGTTGAAACTGGAGCGAGTAAAATAGTAGGTTTAGATATTTCGCCAGGAATGTTAGCCGTAGGCAAAAAAAAGGTAACCCAGAAACATTTAGACAATACGATTGAAATGATTGTTGGCGATAGTGAGAACCTTCCTTTTAATGAAAATACTTTTGATGCGATAACCGTTGCATTTGGAGTTCGAAATTTTGAAAACTTAGAATTAGGACTTGCAGAAATATACAGAGTACTAAAAAAAGGAGGCACTTTAGCTATCTTAGAAACATCTGTACCTACAAAAACTCCATTCAAACAAGGCTATAATTTTTACACAAAACAAATTATGCCTAAGATTGGAAAATTATTCTCAAAAGATAATTCTGCCTACGAATATTTATCAGAATCTGCAGCAGTTTTCCCTTATGGTGAAAAGTTCAACAATATTTTACGAAAAATTGGGTTTATAGATATAGAGAACAAACCCCAAACACTTGGGGTAGCATCTATATATGTAGCTACAAAGTAA